The DNA region TGTTGAAGATCGTGAACAGACTCCATCTTTTTTCTCCTACCATAAGCTTTTGCCCCCCATTCTTCTGCTGATCAGATTTGCGGCAACGAGCATGATCAAAGCGATCAAGGCTTCAAAAATCCCCACGGCGGCTGCGAAGCTGTAGTCGCGCTCAATCAAACCTTTTCGATAGACATACGTCGAGAATACGTCCGCCACCTCGTACGTCATCGGGTTATACAGAAGGAGCACTTTTTCGAAGCCGATTCGGAACATGGAGCCCGCCTTCAGGATAAATAGGACAAGGATGGTCGGCAATAGCGAAGGAAACGTAATGTAGCGCATCAGATGCCAGCGCTTCGCGCCGTCCACCTTGGCGGCTTCGTACAGGGACGGGTTAATGCCGGCAATGGCGGCAAGATAGATGATCGCTTCATACCCCATCGAGGCCCAAATATCCGAGGCGACATAGATCGTTCTAAACCATTCGGGCGCGATCATGAAATAGATTTTCTCGAGCCCGATCCATTGCAGGAATTGATTGAACAGACCGCGTCCTGGCGACAGGAAGTCGATAACCATGCTGCAGATGATGACGATGGACAGGAACGCGGGCAGATAGCTGAACGTTTGCACCGACTTTTTAAAGCGCTTGTTGCGCACTTCGTTCAATAGGA from Paenibacillus ihbetae includes:
- a CDS encoding ABC transporter permease, which translates into the protein MNPKMSAGEAGPSRAKPSWLISQLQHMKRDRQFLLMLLPCIVFYILFRYGPIYGLIIAFKDYSVFEGILGSEWVGLEHFRTFFSSNDFWLLFKNTLLLGLYSLLWGFPFPILFAILLNEVRNKRFKKSVQTFSYLPAFLSIVIICSMVIDFLSPGRGLFNQFLQWIGLEKIYFMIAPEWFRTIYVASDIWASMGYEAIIYLAAIAGINPSLYEAAKVDGAKRWHLMRYITFPSLLPTILVLFILKAGSMFRIGFEKVLLLYNPMTYEVADVFSTYVYRKGLIERDYSFAAAVGIFEALIALIMLVAANLISRRMGGKSLW